A genomic window from Gymnodinialimonas ceratoperidinii includes:
- a CDS encoding sarcosine oxidase subunit gamma, giving the protein MAELVSKSAFEGALPITHGDVTLSELNHDAITWVAPFKGKEAEVSDALDSQIGAPFPEPGRSSGAVVWTGPRQAMVLGATLDPIPGAALSDQGSAWACCTLEGDGAAEVLARLVPIDLRDEAFAVDHAARTLLGHMNCILIRRAPQRFEIMVFRSMATSCAHELSRAMAMVAARHALA; this is encoded by the coding sequence GTGGCTGAACTGGTCTCGAAATCCGCCTTCGAAGGGGCGCTGCCGATCACCCACGGCGATGTGACCCTCTCGGAACTGAACCACGACGCGATCACCTGGGTCGCGCCCTTCAAGGGCAAGGAAGCCGAGGTCTCGGACGCGCTCGACAGCCAGATCGGCGCGCCCTTCCCCGAGCCGGGGCGCAGCAGCGGCGCCGTGGTCTGGACCGGCCCGCGTCAGGCGATGGTTCTGGGCGCGACGCTCGACCCGATCCCCGGCGCGGCGCTCTCCGATCAGGGCAGCGCCTGGGCCTGTTGCACGCTGGAAGGTGACGGGGCCGCCGAGGTGCTCGCCCGTCTCGTGCCGATCGACCTGCGTGACGAGGCCTTTGCCGTGGACCATGCCGCGCGCACGCTTCTGGGGCATATGAACTGCATCCTGATCCGCCGCGCGCCGCAGCGCTTCGAGATCATGGTCTTCCGCTCCATGGCCACAAGCTGCGCGCACGAGCTTTCCCGCGCCATGGCCATGGTCGCCGCGCGGCACGCTCTCGCGTGA
- the dnaG gene encoding DNA primase: protein MSMPPGFLDELRTRTSIAQVVGRKVMWDNRKSNQAKGDMWAPCPFHQEKSASFHVDDRKGFYYCFGCQAKGDMFKFVQETENVGFMEAVQILAAEAGMPMPERDPRAQEKADRNAQLAKVTEAAVQHFRLQLKTQAAAEARAYLENRGMDTATLDRFEIGFAPNVRQGIHQALVGKGMAAEDVTLAGLSTKPDDGGAPYDAFRDRIIFPIRDARGRCIGFGGRAMAADARAKYLNSRETPLFDKGRALYNHGPAREAAGRGQPLIVAEGYMDVIALCKAGFEAAVAPLGTAITEDQLRLMWRISDEPIVALDGDKAGLRAAMRLVDLALPLLEGGKSLRFVILPEGQDPDDLIRAEGAAAMQALLDRAQPMVTLLWQRETEGQVFDSPERRAALDNRLRAALQRITDPGLRRHYADAIAELRRALFRPQQGAWQSNKGGGDWKSGGWKKGGGKGRGFAEAQMPLAATRARVGALSGERLRTGLIVATCIRFPELIDVFEDKLDRMAPRDPDHARLAAHLLRTGTRDAAALLDEINASPLAPALESLLGLSHLAITPFLIGDGDAVRAEECLHEEFAKLSASRAIEDEMFEASQDVAAVPDEGDPALAFRMKEALLGKHAAQNPKGEDNAEQFGETSEARSAFHQLLSTAGQGKKKGV, encoded by the coding sequence ATGTCGATGCCCCCCGGATTCCTTGATGAGCTGCGCACCCGCACCTCCATCGCGCAAGTGGTGGGGCGCAAGGTGATGTGGGACAATCGCAAGTCCAATCAGGCCAAGGGCGACATGTGGGCGCCCTGCCCCTTCCACCAGGAAAAAAGCGCTTCTTTTCATGTGGATGACCGCAAGGGCTTCTATTATTGCTTCGGCTGTCAGGCCAAGGGCGACATGTTCAAGTTCGTCCAGGAAACCGAGAACGTGGGCTTCATGGAGGCGGTCCAGATCCTCGCTGCCGAGGCCGGGATGCCGATGCCCGAGCGCGACCCCCGCGCGCAGGAGAAGGCCGACCGCAACGCGCAGCTGGCGAAGGTGACAGAGGCCGCCGTCCAGCATTTCCGCCTGCAACTCAAGACCCAGGCCGCCGCCGAGGCGCGCGCCTACCTCGAGAATCGAGGCATGGACACGGCGACCCTCGACCGATTCGAAATCGGCTTCGCGCCCAACGTCCGGCAAGGCATCCATCAGGCGCTGGTGGGCAAGGGCATGGCCGCCGAGGATGTCACCCTCGCGGGTCTCTCCACCAAGCCTGACGACGGCGGGGCGCCCTATGATGCGTTTCGCGACCGGATCATCTTCCCGATCCGCGACGCGCGCGGGCGCTGCATCGGCTTCGGCGGCCGTGCCATGGCGGCGGATGCGCGTGCCAAGTACCTGAACTCGCGGGAAACACCGCTCTTCGACAAGGGCCGCGCGCTCTACAACCACGGCCCCGCGCGGGAGGCTGCGGGACGCGGTCAGCCCCTGATCGTGGCCGAGGGCTACATGGACGTCATCGCGCTCTGCAAGGCCGGGTTCGAGGCCGCCGTGGCCCCGCTCGGCACCGCGATCACCGAGGACCAGCTGCGCCTGATGTGGCGGATTTCGGACGAGCCGATCGTGGCGCTCGATGGCGACAAGGCGGGCCTGCGCGCCGCCATGCGCCTCGTGGACCTCGCCCTGCCGCTGCTGGAGGGCGGCAAGAGCCTGCGCTTCGTGATCCTCCCCGAGGGCCAGGACCCCGACGACCTGATCCGCGCCGAGGGGGCCGCCGCCATGCAGGCGTTGCTCGACCGGGCGCAGCCGATGGTGACGCTGCTCTGGCAGCGCGAGACCGAGGGACAGGTCTTCGACAGCCCCGAGCGTCGCGCCGCCCTCGACAACCGCCTCCGCGCCGCGCTGCAACGGATCACCGACCCCGGCCTGCGCCGCCACTACGCCGACGCCATCGCCGAATTGCGCCGCGCGCTGTTCCGCCCGCAACAGGGCGCGTGGCAGTCGAACAAGGGCGGCGGTGACTGGAAATCCGGCGGCTGGAAGAAGGGCGGCGGCAAGGGCCGGGGCTTTGCCGAGGCGCAGATGCCACTGGCCGCCACCCGCGCCCGCGTCGGCGCGTTGAGCGGTGAACGCCTGCGCACCGGGCTCATCGTGGCGACCTGCATCCGCTTCCCCGAGTTGATCGATGTCTTCGAGGATAAGCTCGACCGCATGGCCCCCCGCGACCCCGATCACGCCCGCCTCGCCGCCCACCTTCTGCGCACCGGCACCCGCGACGCGGCCGCCCTTCTCGACGAAATAAATGCCTCCCCCCTCGCCCCGGCCCTTGAAAGCCTGCTCGGGCTATCCCATCTCGCGATCACGCCCTTCTTGATCGGTGATGGTGACGCGGTGCGCGCGGAAGAGTGCCTGCACGAGGAATTCGCCAAGCTCTCCGCCAGCCGCGCGATCGAGGATGAAATGTTCGAGGCGAGCCAGGACGTGGCCGCCGTGCCCGACGAAGGAGACCCCGCGCTGGCCTTCCGCATGAAAGAAGCCCTGCTCGGCAAACACGCCGCCCAGAACCCGAAGGGCGAAGATAATGCAGAACAATTCGGCGAGACCTCGGAAGCACGCTCGGCGTTCCACCAGTTGCTCTCGACCGCCGGACAGGGCAAGAAAAAAGGCGTCTAG